The Falco peregrinus isolate bFalPer1 chromosome 1, bFalPer1.pri, whole genome shotgun sequence genome has a window encoding:
- the SLIRP gene encoding SRA stem-loop-interacting RNA-binding protein, mitochondrial, giving the protein MAAASAVRVVRRSRRLFDLFVTDVPWTVSHKELKEYFSQFGSVQRCQLPFDKDTGFHRRYCWIKFSTPSDLQNVFQQDSHILEGARLTLKQLPYRRLSQRKNQSE; this is encoded by the exons atggcggcggccAGCGCCGTGCGGGTGGTGCGCCGCTCCCGGAGGCTGTTCGATCTCTTCGTGACTGATGTTCCCTGGACGGTGTCGCACA AGGAGCTGAAGGAGTACTTCTCCCAGTTCGGGTCGGTGCAGAGGTGCCAGCTGCCGTTT GATAAAGATACAGGCTTTCACAGACGTTATTGCTGGATTAAATTCTCAACTCCCAGCGACCTTCAGAATGTGTTTCAGCAGGACTCCCACATACTTGAAGGTGCCAGG CTTACTCTCAAACAGCTGCCCTATAGAAGACTCAGTCAAAGAAAGAACCAAAGTGAATGA